One part of the Aricia agestis chromosome Z, ilAriAges1.1, whole genome shotgun sequence genome encodes these proteins:
- the LOC121738445 gene encoding seizure protein 6 homolog isoform X1 — MDLLLFTILAILQGYVSASCRFPGAPAHSRVSFSDEGLSEGTIATYTCERGFELLGPSRRLCESNGKWTPDGIPFCVLNVAAGKAPMQISTDEGGVPQKALDGSTSSGFSAETCTLTKPERVPWWYVNLLEPYMVQLVRLDFGKPCCGANKPAVVVVRVGNNRPDLGTNPICNRFTGFIEEGQPLFLPCNPPMPGAFVSVHLEASSSSQLSICEAFVYTDQALPIERCPQFRDQPPGSTATYNGKCYIFYDRQPANFRDSLAICRARGGTLVDESNPALQGFISWELWRRHRSDSSSQYWMGAVRDPQDTNNWKWVNGNDVTVSFWNAPGGTLNCARFDGSKGWLWADTDCQSRLNYICQHQPKACGRPEQPPNSTMTTDSFEVGAVVEYSCDEGHLLVGPTVRTCLDTGFYDEFPPVCKRIECGYPADIAHGGYELLNSSVSYLSHVQYSCEAGYEMVGRSRLVCDIDERWNGPPPRCDVIQCEEPPQISNGRVVVANNASVFGSTAEYTCTKGFKIHGAKRITCLATGVWDKPTPHCHPEERSTTTTTTTTTTTTTPAPTTISAAPTTPRLILPTRPRTQRPTTFVTPEATRRPRPKFTTTERVVTKNYEKPPPRKVTVADSQDSPTSHVPSIIVASPPRENQIFGSGNNIRAEQTPRVNVPLPVDGDRRETIGARLNIGAVVALGAFGALVFLIAIITTIVILVRSRKHNDGKRYRHHVSPDCNTVASLDSSSSESRSGLNRYYRQAWEDLHEAAGKHGHRRHEREAPKDGSELVVSDVYPAPHARDKRRHHHHHHHREPRHPDWPHRPHHNHKPRY; from the exons GCTACGTGTCGGCGAGCTGCCGGTTCCCCGGCGCACCGGCTCACTCCCGCGTGTCGTTCTCCGACGAGGGCCTATCAGAGGGCACCATAGCGACGTACACCTGCGAGCGAGGCTTCGAGCTGCTGGGCCCGTCCAGACGACTCTGCGAGAGTAACGGCAAATGGACGCCGGATGGAATACCTTTCTGTG TTCTGAACGTGGCGGCCGGCAAGGCGCCCATGCAGATATCGACTGATGAAGGAGGGGTCCCTCAGAAGGCTTTGGACGGCAGCACCTCATCAGGGTTCAGCGCGGAGACCTGCACCCTCACCAAGCCGGAGAGGGTCCCGTGGTGGTACGTCAACCTGCTGGAACCCTACATGGTGCAGCTCGTGCGCCTGGACTTTGGGAAACCTTGCTGCG GTGCCAACAAGCCAGCAGTCGTGGTGGTGAGAGTGGGGAATAACCGCCCAGACCTCGGCACGAATCCGATCTGCAACCGCTTCACCGGATTCATAGAGGAGGGGCAGCCGCTCTTCCTGCCCTGCAATCCGCCCATGCCCGGTGCCTTCGTCAGCGTGCATCTTGAAGCGTCCTCTTCCAGTCAGCTGTCGATTTGCGAAGCCTTCGTGTACACGGATCAGGCGTTACCGATAGAAAGATGTCCGCAGTTCCGTGATCAGCCCCCAGGCAGTACGGCGACGTACAACGGGAAGTGCTACATCTTCTACGACCGCCAGCCGGCCAACTTCAGGGATTCCCTGGCGATCTGCCGCGCGAGAGGTGGAACTTTGGTGGACGAGAGCAACCCGGCTCTGCAAGGGTTCATCAGCTGGGAGCTATGGAGACGACATAG GAGTGACAGCAGTAGTCAGTACTGGATGGGCGCGGTCCGCGACCCCCAGGACACCAACAACTGGAAGTGGGTGAACGGGAATGACGTGACAGTGTCCTTCTGGAACGCTCCAGGTGGAACCCTCAACTGTGCCAGGTTCGATGGCAGCAAGGGTTGGCTCTGGGCTGACACTGACTGTCAATCCAGACTGAACTACATTTGCCAGCACC AGCCGAAAGCGTGCGGACGGCCCGAGCAGCCGCCTAACTCGACGATGACTACCGACTCCTTCGAGGTCGGCGCCGTGGTGGAGTACTCATGTGACGAGGGGCATCTGCTGGTCGGTCCCACCGTCAGGACATGTCTCGACACTGGCTTCTACGACGAGTTCCCGCCTGTGTGCAAAC GTATCGAATGCGGCTACCCAGCCGACATAGCCCACGGTGGGTATGAGCTACTCAACAGCTCGGTGTCCTACCTGTCCCACGTGCAGTACTCGTGCGAGGCCGGATACGAGATGGTGGGACGGTCGCGACTCGTGTGCGACATCGACGAGCGATGGAACGGACCGCCACCGAGGTGTGATG TGATACAATGTGAGGAGCCGCCGCAGATATCGAACGGTCGTGTGGTGGTGGCCAACAATGCTTCGGTCTTCGGTTCCACCGCCGAGTACACTTGCACCAAGGGATTCAAGATACACGGTGCCAAGAGGATTACCTGCTTAGCCACGGGCGTATGGGACAAGCCAACACCGCACTGTCATC ctGAAGAACGATCAACAACCACAACGACTACAACTACGACAACGACAACAACTCCAGCACCAACGACTATAAGTGCTGCACCAACAACACCTCGTCTCATACTGCCGACGAGACCGCGGACGCAGAGGCCCACGACGTTTGTCACCCCCGAAGCCACTCGAAGACCGCGACCGAAGTTCACGACCACCGAACGGGTGGTCACGAAGAATTACGAGAAACCACCGCCAAGGAAGGTGACTGTGGCTGACTCGCAGGACTCACCCACTAGTCATGTACCCAGTATTATCGTCGCCAGCCCGCCCAGGGAAAACCAG ATATTCGGCAGCGGTAACAACATTAGAGCGGAGCAGACTCCTCGTGTGAACGTGCCCTTACCTGTCGACGGGGACAGGCGAGAGACTATTGGAGCCCGCCTGAACATTGGCGCGGTTGTCGCGCTTGGTGCATTCGGGGCCTTAGTTTTCCTCATAGCTATCATCACCACCATTGTCATTTTAGTCAGAAG CAGGAAACACAACGACGGCAAACGGTACAGGCACCACGTGTCACCTGACTGCAACACCGTGGCCTCCCTCGACTCCTCCTCGTCGGAGTCCAGAAGCGGCCTCAACAGGTACTACCGGCAGGCCTGGGAGGACCTCCACGAGGCCGCGGGCAAACACGGCCATAGGAGGCACGAGCGGGAGGCCCCCAAGGATGGCTCGGAGCTCGTCGTCTCAGACGTCTACCCCGCACCCCACGCCAGGGACAAGAGACGAcaccaccatcatcatcatcaccgcgAGCCCAGACATCCCGACTGGCCGCACCGCCCCCACCACAATCATAAACCTAgatactaa
- the LOC121738445 gene encoding seizure protein 6 homolog isoform X2 has protein sequence MDLLLFTILAILQGYVSASCRFPGAPAHSRVSFSDEGLSEGTIATYTCERGFELLGPSRRLCESNGKWTPDGIPFCVLNVAAGKAPMQISTDEGGVPQKALDGSTSSGFSAETCTLTKPERVPWWYVNLLEPYMVQLVRLDFGKPCCGANKPAVVVVRVGNNRPDLGTNPICNRFTGFIEEGQPLFLPCNPPMPGAFVSVHLEASSSSQLSICEAFVYTDQALPIERCPQFRDQPPGSTATYNGKCYIFYDRQPANFRDSLAICRARGGTLVDESNPALQGFISWELWRRHRSDSSSQYWMGAVRDPQDTNNWKWVNGNDVTVSFWNAPGGTLNCARFDGSKGWLWADTDCQSRLNYICQHQPKACGRPEQPPNSTMTTDSFEVGAVVEYSCDEGHLLVGPTVRTCLDTGFYDEFPPVCKRIECGYPADIAHGGYELLNSSVSYLSHVQYSCEAGYEMVGRSRLVCDIDERWNGPPPRCDVIQCEEPPQISNGRVVVANNASVFGSTAEYTCTKGFKIHGAKRITCLATGVWDKPTPHCHPEERSTTTTTTTTTTTTTPAPTTISAAPTTPRLILPTRPRTQRPTTFVTPEATRRPRPKFTTTERVVTKNYEKPPPRKVTVADSQDSPTSHVPSIIVASPPRENQIFGSGNNIRAEQTPRVNVPLPVDGDRRETIGARLNIGAVVALGAFGALVFLIAIITTIVILVRRKHNDGKRYRHHVSPDCNTVASLDSSSSESRSGLNRYYRQAWEDLHEAAGKHGHRRHEREAPKDGSELVVSDVYPAPHARDKRRHHHHHHHREPRHPDWPHRPHHNHKPRY, from the exons GCTACGTGTCGGCGAGCTGCCGGTTCCCCGGCGCACCGGCTCACTCCCGCGTGTCGTTCTCCGACGAGGGCCTATCAGAGGGCACCATAGCGACGTACACCTGCGAGCGAGGCTTCGAGCTGCTGGGCCCGTCCAGACGACTCTGCGAGAGTAACGGCAAATGGACGCCGGATGGAATACCTTTCTGTG TTCTGAACGTGGCGGCCGGCAAGGCGCCCATGCAGATATCGACTGATGAAGGAGGGGTCCCTCAGAAGGCTTTGGACGGCAGCACCTCATCAGGGTTCAGCGCGGAGACCTGCACCCTCACCAAGCCGGAGAGGGTCCCGTGGTGGTACGTCAACCTGCTGGAACCCTACATGGTGCAGCTCGTGCGCCTGGACTTTGGGAAACCTTGCTGCG GTGCCAACAAGCCAGCAGTCGTGGTGGTGAGAGTGGGGAATAACCGCCCAGACCTCGGCACGAATCCGATCTGCAACCGCTTCACCGGATTCATAGAGGAGGGGCAGCCGCTCTTCCTGCCCTGCAATCCGCCCATGCCCGGTGCCTTCGTCAGCGTGCATCTTGAAGCGTCCTCTTCCAGTCAGCTGTCGATTTGCGAAGCCTTCGTGTACACGGATCAGGCGTTACCGATAGAAAGATGTCCGCAGTTCCGTGATCAGCCCCCAGGCAGTACGGCGACGTACAACGGGAAGTGCTACATCTTCTACGACCGCCAGCCGGCCAACTTCAGGGATTCCCTGGCGATCTGCCGCGCGAGAGGTGGAACTTTGGTGGACGAGAGCAACCCGGCTCTGCAAGGGTTCATCAGCTGGGAGCTATGGAGACGACATAG GAGTGACAGCAGTAGTCAGTACTGGATGGGCGCGGTCCGCGACCCCCAGGACACCAACAACTGGAAGTGGGTGAACGGGAATGACGTGACAGTGTCCTTCTGGAACGCTCCAGGTGGAACCCTCAACTGTGCCAGGTTCGATGGCAGCAAGGGTTGGCTCTGGGCTGACACTGACTGTCAATCCAGACTGAACTACATTTGCCAGCACC AGCCGAAAGCGTGCGGACGGCCCGAGCAGCCGCCTAACTCGACGATGACTACCGACTCCTTCGAGGTCGGCGCCGTGGTGGAGTACTCATGTGACGAGGGGCATCTGCTGGTCGGTCCCACCGTCAGGACATGTCTCGACACTGGCTTCTACGACGAGTTCCCGCCTGTGTGCAAAC GTATCGAATGCGGCTACCCAGCCGACATAGCCCACGGTGGGTATGAGCTACTCAACAGCTCGGTGTCCTACCTGTCCCACGTGCAGTACTCGTGCGAGGCCGGATACGAGATGGTGGGACGGTCGCGACTCGTGTGCGACATCGACGAGCGATGGAACGGACCGCCACCGAGGTGTGATG TGATACAATGTGAGGAGCCGCCGCAGATATCGAACGGTCGTGTGGTGGTGGCCAACAATGCTTCGGTCTTCGGTTCCACCGCCGAGTACACTTGCACCAAGGGATTCAAGATACACGGTGCCAAGAGGATTACCTGCTTAGCCACGGGCGTATGGGACAAGCCAACACCGCACTGTCATC ctGAAGAACGATCAACAACCACAACGACTACAACTACGACAACGACAACAACTCCAGCACCAACGACTATAAGTGCTGCACCAACAACACCTCGTCTCATACTGCCGACGAGACCGCGGACGCAGAGGCCCACGACGTTTGTCACCCCCGAAGCCACTCGAAGACCGCGACCGAAGTTCACGACCACCGAACGGGTGGTCACGAAGAATTACGAGAAACCACCGCCAAGGAAGGTGACTGTGGCTGACTCGCAGGACTCACCCACTAGTCATGTACCCAGTATTATCGTCGCCAGCCCGCCCAGGGAAAACCAG ATATTCGGCAGCGGTAACAACATTAGAGCGGAGCAGACTCCTCGTGTGAACGTGCCCTTACCTGTCGACGGGGACAGGCGAGAGACTATTGGAGCCCGCCTGAACATTGGCGCGGTTGTCGCGCTTGGTGCATTCGGGGCCTTAGTTTTCCTCATAGCTATCATCACCACCATTGTCATTTTAGTCAGAAG GAAACACAACGACGGCAAACGGTACAGGCACCACGTGTCACCTGACTGCAACACCGTGGCCTCCCTCGACTCCTCCTCGTCGGAGTCCAGAAGCGGCCTCAACAGGTACTACCGGCAGGCCTGGGAGGACCTCCACGAGGCCGCGGGCAAACACGGCCATAGGAGGCACGAGCGGGAGGCCCCCAAGGATGGCTCGGAGCTCGTCGTCTCAGACGTCTACCCCGCACCCCACGCCAGGGACAAGAGACGAcaccaccatcatcatcatcaccgcgAGCCCAGACATCCCGACTGGCCGCACCGCCCCCACCACAATCATAAACCTAgatactaa